Part of the Paenarthrobacter sp. JL.01a genome is shown below.
AGGAAGGCTGTACCGCCCAGGATCAGGATGCGCATATCGTCACGCTACGGCGCTAGGGTTAAACGTGGACAGAGTGTTCCGCGCCCGGCGAACACGGGCCGACCACAAGGAGTTTTACCACTTTGACCTTCATCCCGTTTGCGGAAGCCATCAACATCGAACCTGAAAAGATCGACCTCGTATCCATCCTGATCACCGTAGGCGTCGGCCTGCTGGTGTGGATAGTGGCACGCTTCATCATTGTGCGCATCACCCGGCGAGTATCTGCCGGCAGTTCCTTCTTCAAGAAGGCCCACTTCAAATGGGTTCAGCCCGCCATCCGCGCACTGGACCACGAACGCCGTTCCCAGCGCGCTGAAACCATCGGCTCCCTGCTCACAAGCCTGGTGAGCGTCGTAGTGGTGGTGATCGTCATCATCTACGTCCTCAAGTTCATGAACGTCGACGTCGCTCCGCTGCTGACCAGCGTCGGAATCCTTGGTGTCGCGATAGGTTTTGGCGCCCAGCAGCTCATCCGCGACTTCCTCGCCGGGATCTTCATCACCATCGAGGACCAGTACGGAATCGGCGACGTCATCGTCACCAGTGAAGTGATTGGTACCGTTGAATCCGTGGGCTTGCGCATCACCCGCGTACGAGCCGAAGACGGGGCCATCTGGTACCTCCGGAACGGTGAAATCCTTCGGGTTGGAAACCGTTCCCAGGGAGACTACGTGCCGCTGGAATCACCCGATGCCCACGACGAACCGGGCGCATCAGCGGCGCCCGTCACTGCTGGCGCGCCCCGCGTCGCAAAAGCCGAGGAGAAGTCCAATGAGTAACATCGCAGGCGGAGAACCGCAGTCACCGCAGGCGGGTCCTCGACGTCAGCTGATGCAAAACGATCCCTTCAGCCAGCCTGCCTATACGGACAGTTTCTACGCTGCCGTCGGAGGCCACGAAACGTTCGTCAAGCTGATTGACGTCTTTTACGACGGCGTGGCCACCGATCCGCTGCTGCGCCCCATGTACCCCGAAGAGGACCTCGGCCCGGCGAAGCGCCGCTTCCTGATGTTCCTTGAGCAGTACTGGGGCGGACCCACCACCTACGGCGAGGAACGCGGCCATCCGCGCCTGCGCATGCGCCACATGCCGTTCCAGGTCACCCCGGAGGCCAAAGACCGGTGGTTGTTCCACATGCGCACGGCAGTTGATTCGCTGGATCTTTCGCCCCTTCACGAGGGAACGCTGTGGGATTACATGGAACGGGCGGCGCTGACCATGGTCAACAGCCCCTCCCAGGGTCCGCGCAACTAGACCGATAGACCGAGGCCGAGCCCCGCGCCCGTGCGCACCAGCACGTGGCCGCGGGGTCCGCTCAGCCGGAACCAGCGTCCGTTCCGGAAGACGTGTTGGGTGTCATCCCCAAGGAACCCCAGGGCAAAAGCCGCAAACGCGGCCCCGGCCGGCAGCACGTCTTGCCCAGGAAGCGCCCGGCCCCAAACGGCAGCCCTTGCAGTATTGACCACTGCGGCTCCCGCCGACGTGGGAATAACGCCGGCCACCTCCGCGATGCCGGCTTCGGCTGCTGCCTTGAGGTCGGCGTCGGAAATTGTCCCATGGGCTTCCCAGCCGCTTCGCGGTGCGCTGACGCCGGCCCAGGACTCGGAAACGGTCGACGGCGGTACGGGCAGTTCGACGTCGTCGGCGCCTGAGCGTGCCAGGCGGTCCGTAATGGAGGCAAGCGATACTGTGACGTCCGCGTGTGCCGGCTCCGCGAGGGCCATGGTGCGAAGGCCAAGAATCGTGGGAGTCGACTCCCCCAGAATCCGCGGCCTCAGAACGCAGACGTAAGCAGCCAGGACGCTGCCTGCGGCCTGGAGGCGGATGGCACCGTCGTCGATGCTCTTTGCCCGGGTGACGAAGGTCCGCAAATCAGCGAGGTCCCGGGGATCGGCGAAGCGGAAGGACTGGGTCAGAACGTCTGTCACATCATCGACTCTACCGGCATGTCCGCGGTTGAGAGGGGTCGGGGCGGCGTCTAAAGTCGAACCATGACTGAGACGAACGCTGGCCTCCAGGTGGATGCACCCGCAGAAGACCCCATGGAAGTGCTGATTGGCCTGCTGGACCTTGGTGACTTTGACGGAGCCCGGACCAATGAGGACATTTTCCTGGGTCCCTCCCAGAAGCAGCCCCGGCATCGTGTTTTTGGCGGGCAGGTCCTTGCCCAGTCAATGATGGCGGGTATGCGCACTGTTGAGCCGGACAGGGTGGCGCACTCCATGCACGGGTACTTCCTGCGTCCGGGCGACGCGAACAAGCCCATCACCTTCGGTGTTGAACGGCTGCGTGATGGCCGTTCCTTTTCCGCCCGCCGCGTGCACGCTTACCAGGACGGCGTCCCCATCCTTTCGATGATTGCCTCGTTCCAGGTCGAAGACGGTGGCCTGGATCATCAGGCAACCATGCCCGAAGGCATCCCTGATCCCGAAACGCTGCCCAGCACGGCCGAACTCCTGTCCCACTTCGACCATCCGTTGGCACGGCACATGTCCTCCGAGCGGCCCTTCGATGTCCGCCACATCGACCCCGCGCTCTATGTTTCCCCGCCGAGCGACCATGTGGCCACCAATGCGGTCTGGATGAAAACCATGGGCCCGCTCCCCGATGATCCCCAGCTGCACATCGCCGCCTTGGCCTACGCCAGCGACTACACGCTGCTTGAACCCATCCTCCGCAAGCACGGGCTCTCCTGGATGACGCCGGGCATGAGCGTTGCCAGCCTCGACCACGCCATGTGGTGGCACAGGCCCGTGAAGGTGGACGAGTGGATGCTGTACGTGCAGGAGTCCCCCAGCGCCCAGGGTGCCCGGGGTTTGGCCACGGGCAGGATCTTCAACCGCGACGGCGTGCATGTCGCCACGGTCGCGCAGGAAGGCATGGTCAGGATTCCGTAGCCTGGCAAGACATAAAGAAGAGGCCGGCCCCAGCAGGGACCGGCCTCTTCTTTTATGCACTAGTCGCGGGTGAGGCGACGGTGTGTCACGCGGTGCGGCTTGGCGGCATCGGGGCCCAAGCGCTCCACCTTGTTTTCCTCGTACGAA
Proteins encoded:
- a CDS encoding acyl-CoA thioesterase: MTETNAGLQVDAPAEDPMEVLIGLLDLGDFDGARTNEDIFLGPSQKQPRHRVFGGQVLAQSMMAGMRTVEPDRVAHSMHGYFLRPGDANKPITFGVERLRDGRSFSARRVHAYQDGVPILSMIASFQVEDGGLDHQATMPEGIPDPETLPSTAELLSHFDHPLARHMSSERPFDVRHIDPALYVSPPSDHVATNAVWMKTMGPLPDDPQLHIAALAYASDYTLLEPILRKHGLSWMTPGMSVASLDHAMWWHRPVKVDEWMLYVQESPSAQGARGLATGRIFNRDGVHVATVAQEGMVRIP
- a CDS encoding globin; the encoded protein is MSNIAGGEPQSPQAGPRRQLMQNDPFSQPAYTDSFYAAVGGHETFVKLIDVFYDGVATDPLLRPMYPEEDLGPAKRRFLMFLEQYWGGPTTYGEERGHPRLRMRHMPFQVTPEAKDRWLFHMRTAVDSLDLSPLHEGTLWDYMERAALTMVNSPSQGPRN
- a CDS encoding mechanosensitive ion channel family protein, translating into MTFIPFAEAINIEPEKIDLVSILITVGVGLLVWIVARFIIVRITRRVSAGSSFFKKAHFKWVQPAIRALDHERRSQRAETIGSLLTSLVSVVVVVIVIIYVLKFMNVDVAPLLTSVGILGVAIGFGAQQLIRDFLAGIFITIEDQYGIGDVIVTSEVIGTVESVGLRITRVRAEDGAIWYLRNGEILRVGNRSQGDYVPLESPDAHDEPGASAAPVTAGAPRVAKAEEKSNE